A DNA window from Paraclostridium bifermentans contains the following coding sequences:
- a CDS encoding uracil-xanthine permease family protein — MKKTMLSLQHLLAMFGATVLVPILTGFNPAVAIFCAGVGTLIFHACTKGVVPVFLGSSFAFIPVIIAAKEAHNGDLAYAQGGIIVAGIIYLIMAAVIKKVGVDKIKKYFPAQVVGAMIAVIGLNLLPTAVDMASNNFLIAIMTLGLAIAINVFCKGFIKQLNIIIAVAIGYTVSLILGNVDVSFMSTNTALLQIPQFTLPKFSLQAIVLIAPVVLAVFMEHIGDMTTNGTVVGKNFIEEPGLHRTLMGDALATIMAGFLGGPANTTYGENTAVLAITKNYDPSILRRTAICAILLACVSKFGGFLQSIPTEVMGGISIMLFSMISYVGLKTINDSKCVESKKNIIIIATIMVIGLGTTYLSNKGIVIGIPVTKTVTITGLSLAAIVGIILNRVLNKEDFKKDVEKESAVLNSQLI, encoded by the coding sequence ATGAAAAAAACAATGTTATCATTACAACATTTATTAGCTATGTTTGGAGCTACAGTTTTAGTACCGATATTAACAGGATTTAATCCAGCGGTTGCTATTTTCTGTGCAGGAGTAGGGACATTAATTTTCCATGCATGTACAAAAGGAGTAGTTCCAGTTTTCTTAGGTTCAAGTTTTGCATTTATACCAGTTATAATAGCTGCTAAAGAAGCTCACAATGGAGATTTAGCATATGCTCAAGGTGGAATAATAGTAGCCGGAATTATATATTTAATAATGGCAGCAGTTATAAAAAAAGTAGGTGTAGATAAAATTAAAAAATATTTCCCAGCTCAAGTGGTTGGAGCAATGATAGCAGTTATAGGACTTAACCTATTACCAACTGCAGTTGATATGGCATCAAATAATTTTTTAATAGCAATTATGACATTAGGATTAGCAATAGCAATAAATGTATTTTGTAAAGGATTTATAAAGCAATTAAATATAATAATAGCTGTAGCTATAGGATACACAGTATCTTTAATACTAGGGAATGTAGATGTTTCATTTATGAGTACAAATACGGCTCTTTTACAAATACCACAATTTACACTACCAAAATTTAGTTTACAAGCTATAGTTTTAATTGCACCTGTAGTTTTAGCGGTATTCATGGAACATATAGGAGACATGACTACTAATGGAACTGTAGTAGGAAAGAATTTCATAGAAGAACCAGGGCTTCACAGAACGTTAATGGGAGATGCATTGGCTACTATTATGGCAGGATTTTTAGGAGGACCAGCAAATACGACTTATGGAGAAAATACAGCAGTACTTGCTATAACTAAAAATTATGACCCATCAATATTAAGAAGAACTGCTATATGTGCAATATTACTAGCATGTGTAAGTAAGTTTGGAGGGTTTTTACAAAGTATACCTACAGAAGTTATGGGTGGAATAAGTATAATGTTATTCTCAATGATTTCATATGTAGGGTTAAAAACAATAAACGATAGCAAATGTGTAGAAAGTAAAAAGAATATAATAATAATAGCTACTATAATGGTAATCGGCTTAGGAACTACTTACTTAAGTAATAAAGGAATTGTTATAGGAATACCTGTAACTAAAACTGTTACAATTACAGGGCTAAGTTTAGCTGCAATAGTAGGTATTATACTAAATAGAGTATTAAATAAAGAAGACTTTAAAAAGGATGTTGAGAAAGAATCAGCAGTTCTTAACTCTCAGCTTATATAA
- the pyrR gene encoding bifunctional pyr operon transcriptional regulator/uracil phosphoribosyltransferase PyrR encodes MKEKAQLMDEKAMGRAITRVSHEIIEKNKGVEDVVLVGIKTRGVPIANRIAKKIQSIEDVCVNTGEIDITLYRDDLEKVDTDPVINGSNINFDINDKVVILVDDVLYTGRTVRAALDAIMDIGRPKSIQLAVLVDRGHRELPVRADYVGKNVPTSKHEVISVMLNETDEQDSVTINE; translated from the coding sequence ATGAAAGAAAAGGCGCAATTAATGGATGAAAAAGCTATGGGAAGAGCTATAACTAGAGTAAGCCATGAAATTATAGAGAAAAATAAAGGTGTAGAAGATGTTGTTTTAGTAGGAATAAAAACAAGAGGAGTTCCTATAGCAAATAGAATAGCAAAGAAAATACAAAGTATAGAAGATGTATGTGTAAATACTGGTGAAATTGATATAACTCTATATAGAGATGATTTAGAAAAAGTAGATACAGATCCGGTTATAAATGGATCTAATATAAACTTTGATATAAATGATAAGGTTGTAATACTAGTTGATGATGTGTTATACACAGGAAGAACAGTAAGAGCAGCTTTAGATGCAATTATGGATATAGGAAGACCTAAGTCTATTCAATTAGCTGTGTTAGTTGATAGAGGGCATAGAGAGTTACCTGTAAGAGCAGATTATGTAGGTAAAAATGTTCCAACATCAAAACATGAGGTAATTTCAGTTATGTTAAATGAAACTGATGAACAAGATTCAGTAACTATAAACGAGTAA
- a CDS encoding DUF5665 domain-containing protein: MKRYRLGNRKNEKEIYIEEVKALSMKEIDKRIHGNDESSALLKALEIANNRIDSLLYMFERSRIMDYMILTDSRRRMFAINFIAGIGKGFGQAIGFSFLTGLVLYIVSKWVNLPIIGEYIAEFLDMVDNFRGR, from the coding sequence TTGAAGCGATATAGATTAGGAAATAGAAAAAATGAAAAAGAAATATATATAGAAGAAGTTAAAGCATTGAGTATGAAAGAGATTGATAAAAGAATCCATGGAAATGATGAATCTAGTGCACTATTAAAAGCACTTGAAATTGCAAATAATAGAATAGACAGTCTGTTATATATGTTTGAAAGAAGTAGAATTATGGATTATATGATTTTAACAGATAGTAGAAGACGAATGTTTGCAATTAACTTTATAGCAGGAATTGGGAAAGGTTTTGGGCAAGCTATTGGATTCAGTTTTCTTACAGGTTTAGTTTTATATATTGTATCTAAATGGGTTAACTTACCTATTATAGGAGAATATATAGCTGAATTTTTAGATATGGTAGATAATTTTAGAGGAAGGTAG
- the ileS gene encoding isoleucine--tRNA ligase, producing MEITSKSYLSLLDKFNKEGYVYEGHKILPYCPRCGTGLASHEVAQGYKEIKNNTVIAKFKRKDADEYFLAWTTTPWTLPSNVALTVGAEIDYIKVKQNDEIYYVAKALANKVLGEDYEIIEELKGKDLEFVEYEQLMPFVEADKKAFFVTLGDYVTTEDGTGIVHTAPAFGEDDYNLGRKYDLPVLQPVSEAGKFTTTPWEGKFVMEDGVDVEIIKWLHGENKLFSKEKVAHNYPHCWRCQTPLLYYAKPSWYIEMTKLKDQLIANNKTVEWYPGFVGEGRFGNWLENLNDWAISRSRYWGTPLNVWKCECGHKESVGSREELANKAIEDIDPKTIELHRPYVDDIHFKCEKCGGTMTRVTEVIDCWFDSGSMPFAQHHYPFENKENFDDLFPADFICEGIDQTRGWFYSLLAISTFVTGKAPYKRVLVNDLVLDKEGKKMSKSRGNTVNPFELFDQYGADALRWYLLYVSPPWTPTRFDVDGLKEVQSKFLGTMKNVYNFFTLYANTDNINPSEFFVEYKDRPELDRWILSKFNNLKKEVEENLEIFELNKTVRMVQEFINEDLSNWYIRRSRRRFWATELTEDKKSVYNTTYEILTELCKLIAPFTPFIAEEIYRNLTNETSVHLATYPKANLDLIDNNLEEKMDLVKNLVTLGRASREATRIKVRQPIQKVLVDGKYEGTISDVVDLIKEELNVKEVVFAKDLGEYMNFTLKPNFKVLGPVLGAKMKFFAGALNKLDASEVVPKLEAGESISVDIDGEEFEFNKDHVLINISAKEGFNVTMENNLFVILDTTLNETLINEGYAREFISKVQQLRKSSDFDVLDNIDIDYCSDDEIANAINEYSEYIKSETLALNINRVDDETIEKHNLNDHMTGIKVTRK from the coding sequence ATGGAGATAACTTCAAAGTCTTACCTATCACTATTAGATAAGTTCAACAAAGAAGGATACGTATATGAAGGTCATAAAATACTTCCATACTGTCCAAGATGTGGAACAGGTCTTGCATCTCATGAGGTTGCACAAGGATATAAAGAAATAAAAAATAATACAGTAATAGCTAAGTTCAAGAGAAAAGATGCTGATGAATATTTCTTAGCATGGACAACAACTCCTTGGACATTACCATCAAATGTTGCTTTAACAGTAGGTGCTGAAATAGACTATATAAAAGTTAAGCAAAATGACGAAATATACTATGTTGCTAAAGCTTTAGCTAATAAAGTTTTAGGAGAAGATTATGAAATTATAGAAGAATTAAAAGGTAAGGATTTAGAGTTCGTTGAATATGAACAATTAATGCCATTTGTTGAAGCAGATAAAAAAGCATTCTTTGTTACTTTAGGTGACTATGTAACAACAGAAGATGGTACAGGAATAGTTCATACAGCACCAGCATTTGGTGAAGATGACTACAATTTAGGAAGAAAATACGATTTACCAGTGTTACAACCAGTTTCAGAAGCAGGTAAGTTTACAACTACTCCATGGGAAGGCAAATTTGTAATGGAAGATGGTGTAGACGTTGAAATTATAAAATGGTTACACGGAGAAAATAAATTATTCAGCAAAGAAAAGGTAGCTCATAACTATCCTCACTGCTGGAGATGCCAAACTCCACTTTTATACTATGCAAAACCAAGCTGGTATATAGAAATGACTAAGCTAAAAGATCAATTAATAGCAAATAATAAAACTGTTGAATGGTATCCAGGTTTCGTAGGAGAAGGAAGATTTGGTAACTGGTTAGAAAATTTAAATGACTGGGCAATATCTAGAAGTAGATACTGGGGAACACCATTAAATGTATGGAAGTGTGAATGCGGTCATAAAGAATCTGTAGGATCAAGAGAAGAGCTTGCTAATAAAGCTATAGAAGATATAGATCCAAAAACTATAGAATTACACAGACCATATGTAGATGATATACACTTTAAGTGCGAGAAGTGTGGAGGCACTATGACTAGAGTAACAGAAGTTATAGACTGTTGGTTTGACAGTGGTTCTATGCCATTTGCACAACATCACTACCCATTTGAAAATAAAGAAAACTTTGATGATTTATTCCCAGCAGATTTTATATGTGAAGGTATAGATCAAACTAGAGGATGGTTCTACTCATTACTTGCTATATCTACTTTCGTTACAGGTAAAGCTCCATATAAGAGAGTTTTAGTTAATGACTTAGTACTTGATAAAGAAGGTAAGAAAATGAGTAAATCAAGAGGAAATACAGTAAATCCTTTTGAATTATTTGATCAATATGGAGCAGATGCATTAAGATGGTATTTACTATATGTATCTCCACCATGGACTCCAACAAGATTTGATGTAGATGGATTAAAAGAAGTTCAAAGTAAATTCTTAGGAACTATGAAAAATGTATATAACTTCTTCACATTATATGCAAATACAGATAATATAAATCCATCAGAGTTCTTCGTTGAATATAAAGATAGACCAGAATTAGACAGATGGATATTATCTAAGTTTAACAACTTAAAGAAAGAAGTAGAAGAAAACTTAGAAATATTTGAATTAAATAAAACTGTTAGAATGGTTCAAGAATTTATAAATGAAGATTTATCTAACTGGTATATAAGACGTTCAAGAAGAAGATTCTGGGCTACTGAATTAACAGAAGATAAAAAGTCAGTTTATAATACAACTTACGAGATATTAACAGAGCTTTGCAAGTTAATAGCTCCATTTACACCATTTATAGCAGAAGAAATATATAGAAATTTAACTAATGAAACTTCAGTTCACTTAGCTACTTATCCTAAAGCTAATTTAGATTTAATAGATAATAACCTAGAAGAAAAAATGGATTTAGTTAAAAACTTAGTTACATTAGGAAGAGCATCAAGAGAAGCTACTAGAATAAAAGTTCGTCAACCTATACAAAAAGTATTAGTAGATGGAAAATATGAAGGTACTATAAGTGATGTTGTTGACTTAATAAAAGAAGAACTTAATGTTAAAGAAGTTGTATTTGCTAAAGATTTAGGAGAATATATGAACTTTACATTAAAACCAAACTTCAAAGTTTTAGGACCTGTGCTTGGAGCTAAGATGAAATTCTTTGCTGGAGCATTAAATAAACTTGATGCAAGTGAAGTTGTACCTAAGCTAGAAGCTGGAGAGTCTATAAGTGTAGATATAGACGGAGAAGAATTTGAGTTTAATAAAGATCATGTATTAATAAATATATCAGCTAAAGAAGGGTTTAATGTTACTATGGAAAACAACCTATTTGTAATATTAGATACAACTTTAAATGAGACTTTAATAAATGAAGGATATGCTAGAGAATTTATATCTAAAGTTCAACAATTAAGAAAATCTAGTGACTTTGATGTTTTAGATAATATAGATATTGATTATTGTTCAGATGATGAAATAGCAAATGCTATAAATGAATACTCTGAATATATAAAATCAGAAACTTTAGCTTTAAACATAAATAGAGTTGATGATGAAACTATAGAAAAACATAACTTAAATGACCACATGACAGGTATAAAAGTTACAAGAAAATAG
- the lspA gene encoding signal peptidase II → MIYILIILGLIGLDQISKFLAVKYLVNIGSIPIIKDIFHLTYVENRGAAFGMFQNNQMIFVVVALAACIFGLYYLYKKQLNLLGKSAIILIIAGAIGNLIDRVRLGFVVDYFDFRIVWNYVFNVADVFVVIGTILLCIYIIFFENDK, encoded by the coding sequence TTGATATATATACTTATTATATTAGGCTTAATAGGATTAGATCAAATATCTAAATTTTTAGCTGTAAAGTATTTAGTTAATATAGGGAGTATACCTATAATTAAAGATATATTTCATTTAACATATGTAGAAAATAGAGGAGCAGCATTTGGAATGTTTCAAAATAACCAAATGATTTTTGTAGTGGTTGCTTTGGCTGCATGCATATTTGGATTATATTATCTATACAAAAAGCAACTAAACTTACTTGGTAAAAGTGCTATAATTCTTATAATAGCAGGAGCTATAGGGAATCTTATAGATAGAGTAAGATTAGGATTTGTAGTAGATTATTTTGATTTTAGAATAGTTTGGAACTATGTATTTAATGTAGCAGATGTATTTGTAGTTATAGGAACTATATTATTATGCATATACATAATATTTTTTGAAAATGACAAGTAG
- the trpS gene encoding tryptophan--tRNA ligase — translation MSEKKIIFSGAQPSGKLTLGNYLGAIKNWKELQEDYNCYYSVVDLHAITVPQEAKNLRANTMQLLAQYMASGLDPEKNTIFIQSHVSCHTELMWILNTMTYMGELSRMTQFKDKSQKSEANLNAGLFTYPVLMAADILLYQTDLVPVGEDQKQHLELARDLANRFNNRYSPTFKVPEPYIPKAGARVMSLQEPTKKMSKSDENENGYILLVDDADTIRRKIKRSVTDSVGVVRYSDEQPGIKNLLDIYSKLDNKSIEDVVAMYEGKGYGDFKNDVAEVIVETLKPIKDQYEYLLSNKDYLEDIYAKGAQKAEYQARKTLRKVYKKVGLIEKKFL, via the coding sequence ATGAGTGAAAAGAAAATAATATTTAGTGGGGCTCAACCATCAGGTAAATTAACATTAGGAAATTATCTTGGAGCTATAAAAAATTGGAAAGAATTACAAGAAGATTATAACTGCTATTATAGTGTAGTAGATTTACATGCAATAACAGTTCCACAAGAAGCTAAAAATTTAAGAGCAAATACAATGCAGTTATTAGCTCAATACATGGCAAGTGGTTTAGATCCAGAAAAAAATACTATATTCATACAGTCACATGTTAGTTGTCATACAGAGTTAATGTGGATTTTAAATACAATGACATATATGGGTGAGTTAAGTAGAATGACTCAGTTTAAAGATAAATCTCAAAAAAGCGAAGCCAATTTAAATGCAGGATTGTTTACTTATCCAGTTCTAATGGCTGCAGATATATTATTATATCAAACAGATTTAGTGCCAGTTGGAGAAGATCAAAAACAACATCTAGAGTTAGCTAGAGATTTAGCAAATAGATTTAACAACAGATATAGCCCTACATTTAAAGTTCCAGAACCATATATACCAAAAGCTGGAGCTAGAGTAATGAGCTTACAAGAACCAACTAAAAAAATGAGTAAATCAGATGAAAATGAAAATGGATATATATTATTAGTTGATGATGCTGATACAATAAGAAGAAAAATAAAAAGAAGTGTAACAGATTCTGTTGGAGTAGTTAGATATAGTGATGAGCAACCAGGTATAAAAAATCTTTTAGATATATACTCAAAACTAGACAATAAATCTATAGAAGATGTAGTTGCTATGTATGAAGGTAAAGGATATGGAGATTTTAAAAATGACGTTGCTGAAGTAATAGTAGAAACTTTAAAACCTATAAAAGACCAATATGAATACTTACTTTCAAATAAGGATTACCTAGAAGATATATATGCTAAAGGTGCTCAAAAGGCAGAATATCAAGCTAGAAAAACCCTAAGAAAAGTTTATAAAAAAGTTGGATTGATAGAAAAGAAATTTTTATAA
- a CDS encoding RluA family pseudouridine synthase: MEEVRQFLVIDEEEGDRLDVYLSGQLGEMSRSYIQKIIKDKKVKVNNKIEKAKYLVKEDDHVIIEIPAPKLLEVTPQDIPIDIVYEDGDLLIVNKPQDMVVHPAPGNYDNTLVNAILYHCRENLSSINGVIRPGIVHRIDKDTSGLLMIAKNNKAHNSLAEQLKDHSITREYEFICHGVMKEDKITVDKPIGRNPKDRLKMGIVKDGKNAITHFEVINRYENFTHVKATLETGRTHQIRVHALSLNHPLLGDPLYGPKNNKFGIKGQTLHARKLGFMHPTTNEYVEFNSELPKYFSDLISKMK, translated from the coding sequence ATGGAAGAAGTAAGACAATTTTTAGTTATAGATGAAGAAGAAGGCGATAGGCTAGATGTGTATTTGTCTGGACAGTTAGGTGAAATGTCTAGGAGTTATATACAAAAGATTATAAAAGATAAAAAAGTTAAGGTTAATAATAAAATTGAAAAAGCAAAATACTTGGTAAAAGAAGATGATCATGTAATTATTGAGATACCAGCACCAAAACTTCTTGAAGTGACTCCACAAGATATACCGATTGATATTGTTTATGAAGATGGCGACTTATTAATAGTTAATAAACCTCAAGATATGGTTGTTCATCCAGCGCCTGGAAACTATGATAATACGTTAGTAAATGCAATTTTATATCATTGTAGAGAGAATTTATCTTCTATAAACGGAGTGATAAGACCTGGGATAGTACACAGAATAGATAAAGATACGTCTGGTCTTTTAATGATTGCAAAAAATAATAAAGCACATAATTCGCTAGCAGAACAGCTAAAAGATCATTCAATAACTAGAGAATATGAGTTTATATGCCACGGAGTTATGAAAGAAGATAAAATAACTGTTGATAAACCTATTGGAAGAAATCCTAAAGATAGATTGAAGATGGGTATCGTTAAAGATGGAAAAAATGCAATTACTCACTTTGAAGTCATAAATAGATATGAAAACTTTACTCATGTTAAGGCAACTTTAGAGACTGGAAGAACACATCAAATAAGAGTTCATGCATTATCTTTAAATCATCCTTTATTAGGGGACCCTCTATATGGTCCGAAAAATAATAAGTTTGGGATAAAAGGACAAACCTTACATGCTAGAAAGTTAGGTTTCATGCATCCTACAACTAATGAATATGTTGAGTTCAATTCAGAACTTCCAAAATATTTCAGTGACTTAATATCTAAAATGAAATAA
- a CDS encoding 5'-methylthioadenosine/adenosylhomocysteine nucleosidase: MNKIGIIGAMDEEVDILRDIMDIEETIEKASLKFYVGKLENKDIVLVRCGIGKVNAALCAQILISEFKVDAVVNTGVAGALNEELDVYDIVISTDAIQHDFDTTVFGDKKGMIPRMDNSIFKADEKLINAAYESSKAEVKTHKVLKGRVLSGDIFISSKELKDELVKEFNGYCGEMEGAAIAHVCYVNHTPFVVIRAMSDKADGSADVTYEEFVGQAAHNSKDIVLRMLKNL; the protein is encoded by the coding sequence ATGAACAAAATAGGAATAATAGGTGCAATGGATGAGGAAGTAGATATATTAAGAGATATAATGGACATAGAAGAAACTATAGAAAAAGCTAGTTTAAAATTTTATGTAGGAAAATTAGAAAATAAAGATATTGTTTTAGTTAGATGTGGAATAGGTAAAGTAAATGCTGCATTATGTGCCCAAATATTAATAAGTGAATTTAAGGTAGATGCAGTTGTTAATACAGGTGTAGCAGGAGCATTAAATGAAGAACTAGATGTATATGATATAGTTATATCTACAGATGCGATACAACATGACTTTGACACTACTGTATTTGGTGATAAAAAAGGTATGATACCTAGAATGGATAATTCAATATTTAAAGCAGATGAAAAATTAATAAATGCGGCTTATGAATCATCAAAAGCAGAAGTTAAAACTCATAAAGTTTTAAAAGGTAGAGTTTTAAGTGGAGATATATTTATAAGTAGCAAGGAATTAAAAGATGAACTAGTAAAAGAATTTAACGGATACTGTGGAGAAATGGAAGGAGCTGCTATAGCACATGTATGCTATGTGAATCATACTCCATTTGTAGTTATAAGAGCTATGTCAGATAAAGCAGACGGAAGTGCAGATGTAACATATGAAGAGTTTGTAGGTCAAGCAGCTCACAACTCAAAAGATATAGTACTTAGAATGTTAAAAAATTTATAG
- a CDS encoding polysaccharide deacetylase family protein: MKKLIIPIFFLILALGIFNMPKSNETEVFNNKNNISKKYEDIIIKRGSDQKKVIALTFDDGPDEDFTPQILDILKKNNAKATFFVVGQKVGWNPEIVKRAFDEGHEIGNHTFTHINVCNNSPEKLNSEIIKTQEIIKKVTGKEPTWFRPPYRAINESLFNLMKSKDMKVVLWSDFDARDWSNPGVGNIISTIEKNAKNGSIVLLHDYNSIRNDKSQTIKALECIIPELQKQGYEFVTISDLVKE, encoded by the coding sequence ATGAAGAAGTTAATTATACCTATATTTTTTTTGATTTTAGCATTAGGTATATTTAATATGCCAAAGTCAAATGAAACTGAAGTTTTTAATAATAAAAATAATATATCAAAAAAATATGAAGATATAATAATTAAAAGAGGTAGTGATCAGAAAAAAGTTATAGCTTTAACCTTTGATGATGGTCCTGATGAAGATTTTACACCACAAATACTAGACATACTTAAAAAAAATAATGCAAAAGCCACATTTTTTGTAGTAGGTCAAAAAGTTGGGTGGAATCCTGAAATTGTAAAAAGAGCATTTGATGAGGGGCATGAAATTGGGAATCATACATTTACGCATATAAATGTATGCAATAATTCACCTGAAAAGCTTAATAGTGAAATTATAAAAACTCAAGAAATTATAAAAAAAGTTACAGGTAAAGAACCAACTTGGTTTAGACCTCCATATAGAGCAATAAATGAAAGCTTATTTAACTTAATGAAATCAAAAGATATGAAAGTTGTGTTGTGGTCTGATTTTGATGCTAGAGATTGGAGTAATCCTGGAGTTGGAAATATTATAAGTACAATAGAAAAAAATGCGAAAAATGGTAGTATAGTTTTACTTCATGACTACAACAGTATAAGAAATGATAAATCACAAACTATAAAAGCTTTAGAATGTATAATTCCAGAGTTACAAAAACAAGGATATGAATTTGTAACTATATCAGATCTTGTTAAAGAATAA
- a CDS encoding TraR/DksA C4-type zinc finger protein, translating into MNNKKYEKMLLEEKNNIINLVSEMEDNTVFGNTTEHTSEKYTSGELSSYDNHLADIGSEVYMQEMQNSLTNHEKFKLNEIDNALYKIQNGSYGICESCKKGIEEDRLDFIPETRLCVDCAKKEERPVNNIESVSIKDNFSGPNLFTREVKDLVDMNRDMRDDY; encoded by the coding sequence ATGAATAATAAAAAATATGAAAAGATGTTATTAGAAGAAAAAAATAATATAATAAATTTAGTATCAGAAATGGAAGATAACACTGTATTTGGAAACACTACTGAACATACAAGTGAGAAGTACACATCAGGTGAGCTTTCAAGTTATGATAATCATCTTGCGGATATAGGAAGTGAAGTATATATGCAAGAGATGCAAAATAGTTTAACTAATCATGAAAAATTTAAGCTAAATGAAATTGATAATGCCCTATATAAAATACAAAATGGATCTTATGGAATTTGTGAAAGTTGCAAAAAAGGTATAGAGGAAGATCGCTTAGATTTTATTCCAGAAACTAGATTATGTGTAGATTGTGCTAAAAAAGAAGAAAGACCAGTAAATAATATAGAGAGTGTTAGTATAAAAGATAATTTTAGTGGACCTAATTTATTTACACGAGAAGTTAAAGATTTAGTTGATATGAATAGAGATATGAGAGATGACTACTAG